From a region of the Candidatus Brocadia sp. genome:
- the moaC gene encoding cyclic pyranopterin monophosphate synthase MoaC, whose amino-acid sequence MTPLTHFDEQGASRMVDVSNKEITDRVAVAHAKIVMKPETFRLIMDKKVQKGDVLEVARVAGIMAAKQTCTLIPMCHPLNLTSVKIDYTNNSVNEIDVLSEVRVTGKTGVEMEAITAAAVCAITIYDMCKAADKGMVISDIHLVKKSGGKSGAFVFDKNSR is encoded by the coding sequence ATGACACCGTTAACCCATTTTGATGAGCAGGGCGCGTCCCGCATGGTGGATGTCAGCAATAAAGAAATTACGGACAGGGTTGCCGTCGCCCATGCAAAGATTGTGATGAAACCTGAGACCTTTCGGCTTATTATGGATAAAAAGGTGCAGAAAGGGGACGTGCTGGAGGTGGCAAGAGTTGCAGGTATTATGGCTGCAAAGCAGACCTGCACCCTGATTCCGATGTGTCATCCGCTCAACCTGACGAGCGTGAAAATTGACTACACGAACAATTCGGTAAATGAAATTGATGTGCTGTCAGAGGTGAGGGTGACCGGAAAGACCGGAGTGGAGATGGAGGCAATTACTGCGGCTGCCGTCTGTGCTATTACGATATACGATATGTGCAAGGCTGCAGATAAGGGGATGGTAATCAGCGATATTCATCTGGTGAAAAAATCGGGTGGAAAAAGCGGGGCCTTTGTTTTTGATAAAAATTCTCGATAA
- a CDS encoding prephenate dehydrogenase/arogenate dehydrogenase family protein codes for MQFGTVCIIGPGLIGGSVGLGLKKRDLAKAVIGVGHKASSIENALKMQAIDSGTLDIDSAVKDADIVILATAVDKIIDTATRVIPLMKGNAILTDVGSTKNEIVKQITRTLREDIAFVGSHPIAGSEQRGVEYASSDLFAGCNCILTPPSRHAKGVETIASLWQLLGARIIYLSPEQHDEILAYVSHLPHLIASCLVNSIKQEHLVYAASGLRDTTRVASGDPELWINIFDQNRENVIRSIDQLMAELTGFRNDLVKRNDASLLDRLTKAKVSRDSVFHNNSKNQGMNK; via the coding sequence ATGCAGTTTGGAACCGTCTGTATCATTGGCCCGGGACTCATTGGTGGCTCCGTTGGGCTGGGATTGAAAAAGAGAGATCTGGCAAAGGCCGTCATTGGGGTAGGCCACAAGGCCTCTTCCATCGAAAATGCCTTGAAGATGCAGGCCATCGACAGCGGCACCTTAGATATTGACTCGGCGGTGAAAGACGCTGATATTGTCATACTCGCCACAGCGGTGGATAAAATTATTGATACGGCAACAAGGGTCATTCCTCTTATGAAAGGCAATGCCATCCTTACCGATGTGGGCAGCACAAAAAATGAGATCGTGAAACAAATAACCCGTACTTTGAGAGAAGACATTGCGTTTGTCGGTTCACATCCTATTGCAGGATCAGAACAAAGGGGCGTTGAATACGCATCATCTGACCTTTTTGCAGGCTGCAACTGTATCCTAACGCCGCCCAGCAGGCATGCAAAGGGAGTAGAGACCATTGCTTCTCTGTGGCAACTTTTAGGGGCGAGAATTATCTATCTAAGCCCGGAACAGCATGACGAAATACTTGCATACGTGAGTCACCTCCCACACCTCATTGCCTCGTGCCTGGTAAACTCCATCAAGCAGGAACATCTTGTGTATGCCGCCAGTGGATTAAGAGATACCACAAGGGTCGCTTCTGGTGACCCGGAGCTATGGATAAATATCTTTGATCAAAATCGTGAAAATGTTATACGATCCATTGATCAACTTATGGCTGAACTTACCGGATTTAGAAATGACCTGGTAAAGAGAAACGATGCTTCACTCCTTGATAGATTAACAAAAGCAAAGGTGTCACGTGACAGCGTATTTCATAATAACTCGAAAAATCAGGGTATGAATAAATAG
- the purL gene encoding phosphoribosylformylglycinamidine synthase subunit PurL produces MYSRIEVFFKDAFPDPLGNTIRSEIEAFGFQGITNVRVCQVYILFGKVRKNDLDTIAQKLLTDTITQHYECNPAIFTKIGANGRSPLHIVEISRKPGVMDPVEQSVLKAIRDMGIDVEGAKTAQKYLIDGNISDEAIHNIATRILANTKIEDVFVYPETPNYNHGTLQYTLKKLTVPLLQADDKQLEEISIRGQLSLNIPEMQSIQRYYQSLKREPTDVELETIAQTWSEHCFHKTFKGIIDFNGNTIDNLLQHTIMKATKELNKPWCVSVFKDNAGIIDFDNTYNVCFKVETHNHPSAIEPYGGANTGIGGVIRDIMGTGLGGKPILNTDVFCFGIPDTPADKIPKGVLHPKRIFKGVIAGVRDYGNRMGIPTANGAIFFDERYLGNPIVFCGTVGLIPKNMCQKEAHPHDLIVVAGGRTGRDGIHGATFSSAELHEQSEQMSGGAVQIGNAIAEKALLDVLLQARDKDLYHCITDCGAGGLSSAVGEMGQDLGAMVNLEKVPLKYEGLSYTEIWISEAQERMVLAVPPESEHEILELFKSENVEATVIGRFTNDKILRLFYHSHLVGEIGMDFLHKGIPRLERKATWHKPLLEEPALPEKEDFGTDLKKILSSWNVCSKEWVIRQYDHEVQGGSVLKPLHGLHNDGPGDACMITPVLGSTKGIIVSNGMNPRYGDIDPYHMAASAIDEALRQIIAVGGNLGQVALLDNFCWGNTNKPDRLGSLVRAAQACYDIAITYGTPFISGKDSLNNEFVTDKETIVIPPTLLISAVSVIEDVRNAVSMDIKEPGNLVYIIGITRPELGGSHYYHIHGYKGNNVPKVDAVLGKNVMHAVSQATSQRIIRSCHDCSEGGLAVAAAEMAFAGGYGMSLNLSGVVTEGPVHRNDTILFSESNSRFIVEVRPEHQKQFETLMKDIPCGLLGKVTSEPLLKIYGLTNKLIVSENIYDLKDAWQAPLRW; encoded by the coding sequence ATGTACTCAAGAATTGAAGTGTTTTTTAAGGACGCATTCCCCGATCCTTTGGGGAACACCATACGATCGGAAATCGAGGCGTTTGGTTTTCAGGGAATTACCAACGTTAGGGTCTGCCAGGTTTATATCCTCTTTGGAAAGGTAAGGAAAAATGACCTGGACACCATTGCTCAAAAACTCCTGACGGATACGATCACGCAACATTATGAATGCAATCCTGCCATATTTACCAAGATAGGAGCGAACGGCCGTTCACCCCTGCATATTGTCGAAATCAGCCGCAAGCCAGGCGTCATGGACCCCGTTGAACAATCGGTTTTGAAGGCGATTCGTGATATGGGAATAGACGTTGAAGGCGCTAAAACTGCCCAAAAGTATCTCATCGATGGGAATATATCTGATGAGGCAATCCACAATATAGCAACCAGAATCCTTGCAAACACCAAGATAGAAGATGTCTTTGTCTATCCTGAGACACCCAATTACAACCACGGCACTCTTCAGTACACCCTGAAAAAACTGACTGTACCGCTATTACAAGCAGACGACAAACAATTGGAAGAGATAAGCATTCGCGGCCAGTTGTCCTTAAATATACCTGAGATGCAATCGATCCAAAGATACTACCAGTCTCTGAAACGAGAACCCACCGACGTTGAGCTGGAAACCATTGCGCAGACCTGGTCTGAACACTGCTTCCATAAAACCTTCAAAGGGATTATCGATTTCAACGGAAATACGATCGACAACCTTCTGCAACATACCATCATGAAGGCAACCAAAGAACTGAATAAACCCTGGTGTGTATCGGTATTTAAAGACAACGCAGGGATTATTGATTTTGATAACACCTATAACGTCTGTTTTAAGGTGGAGACACACAACCACCCATCAGCTATCGAGCCTTACGGGGGAGCCAACACCGGTATTGGCGGAGTGATCAGGGATATTATGGGCACAGGATTGGGGGGAAAACCCATCCTCAATACCGATGTGTTTTGCTTTGGTATTCCAGACACCCCGGCGGATAAAATCCCCAAAGGCGTTCTGCATCCAAAGAGGATTTTCAAGGGTGTTATTGCCGGTGTCAGGGATTATGGCAACCGTATGGGCATCCCCACTGCCAACGGCGCTATCTTCTTTGATGAACGATACCTTGGCAACCCTATCGTTTTTTGCGGCACGGTAGGTCTTATTCCCAAAAATATGTGTCAGAAAGAGGCCCACCCCCATGACCTCATTGTGGTTGCCGGTGGCAGAACGGGACGGGACGGCATACACGGGGCAACATTCTCTTCGGCAGAACTACATGAGCAATCCGAACAGATGTCCGGCGGTGCCGTACAGATCGGCAATGCCATAGCGGAGAAGGCCTTGCTGGACGTGCTTTTACAGGCCCGCGACAAGGATCTGTACCATTGCATCACCGATTGCGGAGCCGGCGGGCTGTCTTCTGCGGTAGGTGAGATGGGCCAAGACCTCGGCGCCATGGTCAATCTGGAAAAGGTGCCTCTCAAATACGAGGGGCTTTCCTACACTGAAATCTGGATCTCTGAGGCACAGGAACGCATGGTACTCGCCGTTCCACCGGAAAGCGAGCATGAAATCCTTGAACTATTTAAATCAGAAAACGTTGAGGCCACCGTTATCGGAAGATTCACCAACGATAAAATACTCCGCCTCTTTTACCATTCCCACCTGGTTGGTGAGATAGGAATGGACTTTCTCCATAAAGGCATACCCAGGCTGGAACGCAAGGCCACATGGCATAAACCCTTGCTTGAGGAGCCGGCGCTGCCGGAAAAAGAAGATTTTGGAACCGATTTAAAAAAGATCCTTTCTTCATGGAACGTCTGCAGCAAGGAATGGGTAATACGCCAATACGACCATGAGGTGCAGGGCGGAAGTGTACTAAAACCGCTTCATGGCTTACACAATGATGGGCCAGGTGATGCCTGTATGATTACACCCGTATTGGGGTCCACAAAAGGCATTATTGTATCCAATGGCATGAACCCACGATACGGTGATATCGACCCGTATCACATGGCTGCCTCCGCCATTGATGAGGCGCTGCGGCAGATCATAGCCGTTGGTGGAAATTTAGGGCAGGTTGCACTCTTAGACAACTTCTGCTGGGGTAACACCAACAAGCCTGACCGTCTTGGCAGCCTCGTGAGGGCTGCACAGGCATGTTACGACATTGCCATCACATACGGAACTCCATTTATATCCGGGAAAGACAGTCTGAACAACGAATTCGTCACGGATAAAGAGACGATTGTGATCCCCCCAACCTTGCTCATCTCTGCTGTTTCGGTAATAGAAGACGTACGGAACGCCGTATCCATGGATATCAAAGAACCAGGAAACCTGGTCTATATTATAGGGATCACTCGTCCGGAGCTCGGTGGTTCGCATTATTACCACATCCACGGATATAAGGGAAATAACGTCCCAAAGGTTGATGCCGTCTTAGGGAAAAATGTTATGCATGCCGTATCGCAGGCAACATCACAGAGGATTATCAGGTCGTGCCATGACTGCTCCGAAGGCGGCCTTGCTGTTGCTGCAGCAGAAATGGCATTTGCAGGAGGCTATGGCATGTCGCTTAACCTTTCTGGCGTAGTCACAGAAGGACCAGTTCATAGGAATGATACCATTCTCTTTTCTGAATCAAACAGCCGATTTATCGTTGAGGTCCGCCCCGAACATCAGAAACAATTTGAGACGTTAATGAAAGACATTCCATGTGGGCTGTTGGGAAAGGTTACATCAGAACCACTTCTTAAAATCTATGGCTTAACCAACAAACTCATTGTTAGCGAGAACATTTACGATCTGAAAGATGCGTGGCAAGCGCCACTGAGATGGTGA
- a CDS encoding aconitate hydratase — MGKNLVQKIFSSHLVSGKLKSGEEIAFTIDQTLTQDATGTMAYLQFEAMDILKVRTKLSVSYVDHNMLQTGFENFDDHLFLQSIAEKYGIYFSKPGNGICHQVHLERFAVPGETLLGSDSHTPTCGGLGMIAIGAGGLDIAVAMAGGPFYVSMPKVVLVKLSGVLQPWVTAKDVILELLRRVTVKGGVGKVFEYGGDGVKRLTVTERATITNMGAELGALTSIFPSDAQTKKYLKMQGRADVWKPLKADAGAQYDEIIEIDLSALEPLIARPHSPDNVCRVSEVKGKKVEQVCIGSCTNSSYHDLMVAAAMLKGRKVHPEVSLTISPGSRQVLEMIAKNGALTDMICAGARVIEVACGPCIGMGQAPPSGGVSVRSFNRNFEGRSGTADAQVYLVSPETAIATAVNGVISDPREFREPIFVKYPKGFTIDDTMIIPPSPKPEEVVIRRGPNIKPLPKKEPIPDTLTGTVLLKVGDNITTDHIMPAGAKVLPLRSNIPAISEFVFEKVDKEFVKRAKEKGGGFLIGGVNYGQGSSREHAALAPMYLGVKAVIAKSFARIHRANLINFGILPLTFENENDYDVIDQGDNIELPEIKNKLKSGGALVINDLTKNKKFGVNHALTPREVDILCAGGLLNFQARCKI; from the coding sequence ATGGGAAAAAATCTGGTACAAAAAATTTTCAGCTCACATCTTGTATCCGGTAAACTAAAAAGCGGTGAGGAGATCGCTTTTACTATTGATCAAACCCTTACACAGGATGCTACTGGGACTATGGCTTATCTTCAGTTTGAAGCCATGGACATACTAAAGGTCAGGACGAAACTATCGGTAAGTTATGTTGACCACAATATGCTCCAGACAGGTTTTGAAAATTTTGATGATCATCTGTTTCTTCAGAGCATAGCAGAAAAATACGGTATTTATTTCTCCAAACCCGGCAATGGCATCTGTCATCAGGTGCACCTTGAACGATTCGCCGTACCAGGAGAAACCTTGTTGGGTTCCGATAGTCATACCCCGACGTGTGGTGGCTTAGGTATGATAGCTATTGGTGCAGGTGGTCTCGATATCGCTGTTGCTATGGCCGGTGGACCATTTTACGTGTCCATGCCAAAGGTAGTGCTGGTGAAACTCAGTGGAGTGTTGCAACCCTGGGTAACGGCAAAGGACGTAATTTTAGAATTACTAAGAAGGGTAACGGTAAAAGGAGGCGTCGGTAAAGTATTTGAATATGGAGGTGACGGTGTAAAGCGTCTTACCGTGACAGAACGCGCTACTATTACTAATATGGGGGCGGAACTGGGGGCGCTTACCTCGATTTTTCCAAGTGATGCCCAGACAAAAAAGTATCTCAAGATGCAAGGGAGGGCGGATGTTTGGAAACCGTTGAAGGCTGACGCCGGTGCTCAGTACGATGAAATTATAGAGATTGATCTTTCTGCATTAGAACCGTTAATTGCCAGACCCCATAGCCCCGATAATGTTTGCAGGGTTAGTGAGGTGAAGGGAAAAAAAGTTGAGCAAGTTTGCATTGGAAGTTGTACAAACTCATCATACCATGACCTGATGGTGGCAGCGGCAATGCTAAAAGGACGAAAGGTGCATCCGGAGGTAAGTCTTACCATTTCTCCCGGTTCAAGACAGGTATTGGAGATGATAGCAAAAAATGGTGCACTAACAGATATGATTTGCGCAGGTGCACGGGTGATTGAAGTTGCCTGCGGCCCTTGTATCGGAATGGGGCAAGCGCCCCCGTCCGGAGGCGTTTCCGTAAGATCATTTAACAGAAACTTTGAGGGGCGAAGCGGAACGGCCGATGCGCAGGTATACCTGGTTAGCCCGGAAACGGCTATCGCCACGGCAGTAAATGGTGTTATTAGTGACCCCAGGGAATTTAGAGAGCCGATATTTGTGAAATATCCAAAGGGATTTACCATTGATGATACGATGATTATTCCCCCTTCGCCGAAACCGGAAGAGGTAGTCATCAGGAGAGGCCCTAATATAAAGCCTCTGCCAAAAAAGGAACCTATACCTGATACCTTAACAGGTACTGTTCTTTTAAAGGTAGGTGATAATATTACCACTGACCATATCATGCCGGCTGGCGCAAAGGTTTTGCCACTACGGTCGAACATTCCCGCCATCTCGGAGTTTGTATTTGAGAAGGTGGATAAGGAGTTTGTAAAGCGTGCAAAAGAAAAGGGAGGGGGGTTCCTCATTGGGGGAGTAAACTATGGACAAGGTTCTAGCAGAGAACACGCCGCCCTGGCGCCAATGTATTTAGGAGTAAAAGCAGTAATTGCCAAGTCGTTTGCCAGAATCCACCGGGCGAATCTGATAAATTTTGGAATCCTTCCGCTAACCTTTGAGAATGAAAATGACTATGATGTAATTGATCAGGGGGATAACATCGAGTTGCCAGAGATAAAAAATAAATTAAAATCTGGTGGTGCACTGGTTATCAATGACCTGACCAAAAATAAAAAATTTGGAGTAAACCATGCGTTAACCCCTCGTGAGGTTGATATTCTTTGTGCTGGTGGTTTGTTAAATTTTCAGGCACGATGCAAGATCTGA
- a CDS encoding NapC/NirT family cytochrome c, which translates to MERLKQVLEFIQKRKKLVGFFAIIALAVFFVTIHKVYHYSEKSEFCASCHEMKIHYDSFKASKHHNEHVENCHACHVGPGLKGYAHAKLSDGTHDSLMHSFQAYSDGAFIEIAEDSLEILNGNCIRCHSEGFTKDKSHIEYVLKSNKHRTEVYNGVALEKLTCTDCHLGVVHPHMPGDLFKAYAARKIKPYGTYEEVDCLACHKMATPDVVKEWTKGVHAVKGVTCVTCHGNDHRLIAKKRGHVSASTCGECHQNQYLDFRESKHLQGHPVAVTSKFDVISTRLLHIKDCKGCHKLSLSYDFDRVGGSCDACHPSHKFSVTEARASDACEKCHIGGPEHAQLNIAKGSIFGKVMELRQQGLISKDLVTCQSCHGPNKSHNFSKSFIPKEIDVLLFGGYGYLKPQLVHQ; encoded by the coding sequence ATGGAGCGGTTGAAGCAGGTGTTAGAATTTATTCAGAAAAGAAAAAAGCTTGTAGGCTTTTTTGCTATAATTGCGCTAGCAGTTTTTTTCGTTACGATTCATAAGGTATATCATTATTCAGAAAAAAGTGAGTTTTGCGCTAGTTGCCATGAAATGAAAATCCATTATGATTCTTTTAAGGCATCAAAACATCATAATGAACATGTCGAAAATTGTCACGCTTGTCATGTTGGTCCAGGGCTCAAAGGCTATGCCCACGCAAAACTCAGCGATGGAACGCATGATTCTTTGATGCATTCATTCCAGGCATATAGCGATGGTGCATTCATTGAAATAGCCGAAGACAGTTTGGAAATTTTAAATGGGAACTGTATCCGCTGCCATTCAGAAGGTTTTACAAAAGACAAATCCCATATTGAATATGTCTTAAAAAGCAATAAACATCGCACTGAAGTTTACAATGGTGTAGCGCTTGAAAAATTGACCTGCACAGATTGCCATCTTGGTGTGGTTCATCCACACATGCCGGGCGATTTGTTTAAGGCTTATGCAGCAAGGAAGATCAAACCATATGGTACCTACGAAGAGGTTGACTGTCTGGCTTGCCATAAGATGGCCACTCCTGATGTTGTGAAGGAATGGACAAAAGGTGTTCACGCGGTGAAGGGTGTGACGTGTGTCACGTGTCACGGAAACGACCATCGGTTAATTGCAAAGAAACGTGGTCATGTTTCTGCAAGTACCTGTGGTGAGTGCCATCAGAATCAGTACCTTGATTTCCGTGAAAGCAAGCATCTCCAAGGCCACCCTGTTGCCGTTACCAGTAAGTTCGATGTGATTAGTACAAGATTGTTGCATATTAAAGATTGCAAGGGGTGTCATAAGTTAAGTCTGAGCTACGATTTTGATAGAGTTGGCGGCAGTTGTGATGCCTGTCATCCAAGTCACAAATTCTCGGTAACTGAGGCAAGGGCATCCGATGCCTGCGAAAAATGCCACATTGGCGGACCAGAACATGCTCAGTTAAATATAGCCAAGGGGTCGATTTTTGGTAAGGTTATGGAGTTGCGTCAACAGGGTTTGATTTCTAAGGATTTGGTGACATGTCAGTCGTGTCACGGCCCGAATAAATCGCATAATTTTAGTAAAAGTTTTATACCAAAAGAAATTGACGTATTACTTTTTGGAGGTTATGGGTACCTAAAACCTCAGCTAGTACACCAATAG
- the ltrA gene encoding group II intron reverse transcriptase/maturase: MLKYHSLRDKVFSLRNLYAAFGHVKKNKGKAGLDRVSIKQFESDLENNLQAIHKELKTAIYNPAPVLRVYIPKGRHDKRPLGIPIVKDRVVQQAFRQIIEPIFEKEFSDNSFGFRPNRCCHDAIKRIEQYKQQGYRNILDADIKAFYDTIPHKLIMNSLREKIADGWVLNSIENMLKAGVMENGIVHETNQGTPQGGVISPLLANLIGDIIDKELEKAGYKFVRYADDFVVMTKTKEELPAALQYVKEIIEGKLEMKLSEDKTRLTNFKRGFRFLGYNFMGKNKGISMKSLDKLKDAVRDITKRTQGVNLQAVIDTLNPAIRGHVNYFRLGNVQTVYRSSDCWVRMRLRSFKFSRKWKTDNKRFPVHRFFKMGLLSFEREFLKARAKA, translated from the coding sequence ATGCTTAAGTATCATTCTTTAAGAGACAAGGTATTCAGTCTGAGAAACCTTTATGCGGCTTTTGGGCACGTAAAGAAGAATAAAGGCAAGGCTGGTCTCGACAGGGTAAGTATTAAGCAGTTTGAAAGTGACCTTGAGAATAATCTACAAGCTATTCACAAGGAACTGAAAACCGCCATATACAACCCTGCGCCCGTCTTAAGGGTCTACATTCCCAAAGGCAGGCATGACAAGAGACCTCTTGGCATTCCCATTGTCAAGGACAGGGTAGTACAGCAGGCGTTCAGACAAATCATAGAGCCAATATTCGAGAAAGAATTCTCAGATAACAGCTTTGGATTTCGTCCAAACAGATGCTGTCATGATGCTATCAAACGGATTGAACAGTATAAGCAGCAAGGGTATCGGAACATTTTGGACGCCGATATAAAGGCGTTCTATGATACCATACCTCACAAGCTTATCATGAACTCCTTGCGTGAGAAAATTGCTGACGGATGGGTTTTGAACAGTATCGAGAACATGCTCAAGGCAGGGGTCATGGAGAACGGCATCGTGCATGAGACAAATCAAGGCACTCCGCAAGGAGGCGTCATATCTCCCTTGCTTGCAAACCTTATCGGTGACATCATCGACAAGGAGCTTGAAAAGGCAGGATATAAATTTGTCCGCTATGCCGATGACTTCGTTGTCATGACTAAAACAAAAGAAGAACTCCCTGCCGCCCTTCAGTACGTCAAAGAAATCATCGAAGGGAAACTTGAAATGAAGCTGAGCGAGGATAAAACCAGGCTCACCAACTTCAAACGAGGCTTCCGGTTTCTCGGATATAATTTCATGGGCAAGAACAAGGGTATAAGCATGAAATCCCTGGACAAACTCAAGGACGCCGTCAGAGACATCACCAAACGCACACAAGGCGTCAACCTGCAAGCCGTCATTGATACATTAAATCCTGCCATAAGGGGACATGTCAACTATTTTCGGCTGGGCAATGTACAAACGGTATATCGCTCGTCAGACTGCTGGGTACGCATGAGACTGAGAAGTTTCAAGTTTTCGAGAAAATGGAAAACTGACAACAAACGTTTCCCGGTACACCGATTCTTTAAGATGGGGTTACTCTCATTTGAAAGAGAATTTCTTAAGGCACGTGCAAAGGCATGA
- a CDS encoding IS1634 family transposase: MLELDTFWRMRLPSSRKGTSWLNILKALVCYRLIDPGSEFRFHREWYVRSATGDLLGEDYSLAQKDKAYRCLDLLLEHRDELFAYLKEKWGKLFGAKYDVLLYDLTSTYFESDPPPTGSGSKKRFGYSRDKRSDCVQVVVALVLTPEGFPVAYEVYPGNTRDTATLEEFLDRIEKQYGKFRRTWLMDRGIPTEEMLEKMRERGIDYLVGTPKGHLTRVEKPLLEQTWMQARESVRVKVLRQESEFYVYVESHDRVSKERAMRRRRLRRLWMGLRELRNRKALTRDDLLMHIGALKKEAGRDYRLVTISIPKPQEPVNENTFRFSLDRERLRQAYRREGRYLLRSNMQAAAPETVWENYLLLTRIEQAFKDLKGSLSVRPLWHQLERRIEAHIFVSFLAFCLHTTLRNLARGGPEG; encoded by the coding sequence ATGCTGGAACTGGACACATTCTGGAGGATGCGTCTGCCGTCAAGCCGGAAGGGGACAAGCTGGTTGAATATACTGAAGGCGCTTGTCTGTTACCGGTTGATCGATCCGGGAAGCGAATTTCGTTTTCACCGTGAGTGGTACGTGCGGAGCGCAACAGGCGATCTGCTGGGAGAGGATTATTCCCTGGCGCAGAAGGACAAGGCGTATCGTTGTTTGGATTTGTTGCTTGAGCATCGGGACGAGCTGTTTGCCTATTTAAAGGAGAAGTGGGGAAAACTCTTTGGGGCGAAGTACGATGTGCTGCTGTATGATTTGACGAGTACGTATTTTGAAAGTGACCCACCTCCGACTGGATCGGGGAGTAAGAAACGGTTTGGATATAGCCGGGACAAACGTTCGGATTGCGTGCAGGTGGTAGTGGCATTGGTGTTAACGCCGGAAGGATTTCCCGTGGCCTACGAAGTGTATCCGGGCAATACCAGAGACACCGCAACGCTGGAGGAATTTCTGGATCGGATTGAAAAGCAGTATGGGAAATTCCGGCGCACCTGGCTTATGGATCGCGGTATTCCAACGGAGGAGATGTTGGAAAAGATGCGTGAGCGCGGGATTGATTATTTGGTTGGGACTCCGAAGGGACATTTGACGCGAGTAGAAAAACCGTTGCTCGAACAAACCTGGATGCAGGCGAGGGAGAGTGTCCGCGTGAAAGTTCTTCGGCAGGAATCGGAGTTTTACGTTTACGTGGAAAGCCATGACCGGGTGTCTAAGGAGCGTGCCATGCGTAGGCGCAGACTCAGACGTTTGTGGATGGGCCTGCGCGAACTTCGCAATCGAAAAGCCCTCACGCGCGATGACCTGCTCATGCATATTGGCGCGTTAAAGAAAGAAGCCGGACGAGACTACAGACTGGTCACGATCTCCATTCCCAAACCGCAGGAACCGGTCAATGAGAATACGTTCCGGTTCAGTTTGGATCGGGAACGCCTGAGGCAGGCGTATCGGCGCGAGGGGCGTTATTTGCTTCGTTCCAACATGCAGGCCGCCGCGCCAGAAACCGTCTGGGAAAATTATTTGCTGTTGACGCGGATAGAACAGGCATTTAAGGACTTGAAGGGGTCTCTTTCCGTCCGCCCCCTATGGCATCAATTGGAACGGAGAATTGAAGCCCATATCTTTGTTTCCTTTTTGGCTTTTTGTCTCCACACGACACTGCGCAATCTTGCGCGGGGAGGGCCGGAGGGCTGA